From Streptomyces qinzhouensis, one genomic window encodes:
- a CDS encoding GlxA family transcriptional regulator encodes MPGDRIQQRPHRVVVLALPEVIPFELGIPHRIFGRTLSPSGEELYQVVTCTPVPGPVPVNADFTVHVERGPEELESADTVIVPAAYHPAEVYESGRLPDDLAEVFARIRPGTRIASICTGGFFLAAAGLLDGRPATTHWWWTEHFQRLFPAVRVDPDVLYVDDGDVLTSAGVAAGIDLCLHMVRRDHGAAVANDTARRNVVPPHRTGGQAQYVTRPVPESTAPTTATARDWALTRLHEPLQLRDLAERESMSVRTFTRRFREEVGISPAQWLTAQRVERARQLLESTELSMDQVARAAGFGTAQSMRAHVHTTLGVPPTTYRRTFRGRTTRT; translated from the coding sequence ATGCCAGGTGACCGGATCCAACAGCGGCCCCATCGTGTGGTGGTCCTCGCCCTGCCTGAGGTCATCCCGTTCGAGCTGGGCATCCCGCACCGCATCTTCGGCCGCACCCTCTCTCCGTCCGGTGAGGAGCTCTACCAGGTCGTGACGTGTACGCCGGTCCCCGGGCCGGTCCCGGTCAACGCCGACTTCACCGTGCATGTGGAGCGGGGCCCCGAGGAGTTGGAGAGCGCGGATACGGTGATCGTGCCCGCCGCGTACCATCCGGCCGAGGTCTACGAGAGCGGCAGGCTGCCGGACGACCTCGCGGAGGTCTTCGCCCGGATCCGGCCCGGTACCCGGATCGCGTCCATCTGCACGGGCGGTTTCTTCCTGGCCGCCGCCGGCCTCCTCGACGGCCGCCCCGCCACAACCCATTGGTGGTGGACGGAGCATTTCCAGCGGCTCTTCCCGGCGGTGCGGGTCGATCCCGATGTGCTGTACGTGGACGACGGCGACGTCCTGACCTCGGCGGGCGTCGCGGCGGGCATCGACCTCTGTCTCCATATGGTCCGCCGCGATCACGGCGCGGCCGTCGCCAACGACACCGCCCGCCGCAATGTGGTGCCGCCCCACCGCACCGGCGGCCAGGCGCAGTACGTCACCCGCCCGGTCCCCGAATCCACCGCCCCGACGACCGCGACGGCCCGCGACTGGGCCCTGACCCGCCTCCACGAGCCGCTCCAGCTCCGCGATCTCGCCGAACGCGAGTCGATGAGCGTCCGGACCTTCACCCGCCGCTTCCGCGAGGAGGTCGGCATCAGCCCGGCCCAGTGGCTGACCGCCCAACGCGTCGAACGCGCCCGGCAGTTGCTGGAGTCGACGGAATTGTCGATGGACCAGGTGGCCCGGGCCGCGGGCTTCGGCACGGCCCAGTCGATGCGCGCCCACGTCCACACCACCCTGGGCGTCCCCCCAACCACCTACCGCCGCACCTTCCGCGGCCGCACCACCCGCACCTGA
- a CDS encoding FBP domain-containing protein codes for MEPLTDLQIRASFVNCSKGEARRLRLPTDFGDTPWDDLDYFGWIDPGAPQRAYLVAPGPDGTPLGLSLRVPATTNNSAFKSSICNICHTGHASSGVTLLVAPLAGPRGREGSTVGIYFCADLACSLYIRGKRQPKLRTRQQEESLTPDEKAVRLLGNLRAFTEKVTADVATA; via the coding sequence ATGGAACCGCTCACCGACCTGCAGATCCGCGCCTCCTTCGTGAACTGCTCGAAGGGCGAGGCCAGGCGGCTGCGGCTCCCCACGGACTTCGGCGACACCCCCTGGGACGACCTCGACTACTTCGGGTGGATCGACCCGGGCGCGCCCCAGCGGGCGTATCTCGTCGCCCCCGGCCCGGACGGCACCCCGCTCGGGCTGAGCCTGCGGGTCCCGGCGACCACCAACAACAGCGCCTTCAAGTCCAGCATCTGCAATATCTGCCACACCGGGCACGCCTCGTCCGGAGTGACCCTGCTGGTCGCCCCGCTGGCGGGCCCCCGGGGCCGCGAGGGCAGCACGGTCGGGATCTACTTCTGCGCCGACCTCGCCTGCTCCCTCTACATCCGGGGCAAGCGGCAGCCGAAGCTCCGCACCCGGCAGCAGGAGGAGAGCCTGACCCCGGACGAGAAGGCCGTCCGCCTGCTGGGCAACCTCCGCGCCTTCACGGAGAAGGTCACCGCGGACGTCGCCACCGCCTGA
- a CDS encoding MFS transporter, producing MTDVTRRPAPPVSPAPARRRVHRAWFVAAVTFVTIIGAAGFASLPGLLFDPLHEEFGWSRGTIGFAVSVNLALYGLTAPFAAALMDRFGIRRVVALALTVISLGSALTVVMTAAWQLVLFWGVLVGLGSGSMALAFAATVTNRWFVRRRGLVTGILTAAGASGQLVFLPLLSWLVEERGWRPAAITVALAALAVVPFVWLLLRDHPADVGIAAYGAEDFTPKPPPAKGAARRAVTVLFDAARTGPFWLLVGTFAICGATTNGLIKTHFVPAAHDHGMAVTAAASLLAVIGIFDIIGAVCSGWLSDRYETRKLLAVYYALRGVSLMFLPMLLAPSVQPPMIFFIVFYGLDWVATVPPTIALCREYYGDDSAIVFGWVLASHQVGAAVVAFAGGVARDVFGSYDVVWYAAGALCAVAALMALVIRRAPAAVAKL from the coding sequence GTGACCGATGTGACCCGCAGACCCGCCCCGCCCGTCTCCCCCGCTCCCGCCCGCCGCCGGGTGCACCGCGCCTGGTTCGTCGCCGCCGTCACCTTTGTGACGATCATCGGCGCGGCGGGCTTCGCCTCCCTCCCCGGACTGCTCTTCGACCCGCTGCACGAGGAGTTCGGCTGGTCGCGCGGCACGATCGGCTTCGCGGTCTCGGTGAACCTCGCGCTGTACGGGCTGACCGCGCCGTTCGCCGCCGCCCTGATGGACCGCTTCGGCATCCGGCGGGTCGTCGCCCTCGCCCTGACCGTGATCTCCCTGGGCTCGGCCCTGACCGTCGTGATGACCGCCGCCTGGCAGCTCGTCCTCTTCTGGGGCGTCCTCGTCGGCCTCGGCTCCGGCTCGATGGCCCTCGCCTTCGCCGCCACCGTCACCAACCGCTGGTTCGTCCGCCGCCGCGGTCTGGTCACCGGCATCCTGACCGCCGCGGGCGCCTCCGGGCAGCTGGTCTTCCTGCCGCTGCTCTCCTGGCTGGTGGAGGAGCGCGGCTGGCGGCCCGCCGCGATCACCGTCGCGCTGGCGGCCCTCGCTGTCGTCCCTTTTGTCTGGCTGCTGCTGCGCGACCACCCGGCGGATGTCGGAATCGCCGCTTACGGTGCCGAGGACTTCACCCCCAAGCCGCCACCCGCGAAGGGTGCGGCGCGGCGCGCCGTGACGGTGCTCTTCGACGCGGCCCGTACCGGCCCTTTCTGGCTGCTCGTCGGCACCTTCGCGATCTGCGGCGCCACCACCAACGGCCTGATCAAGACTCACTTCGTGCCCGCCGCCCACGACCACGGCATGGCGGTCACCGCCGCCGCCTCGCTGCTCGCGGTCATCGGGATCTTCGACATCATCGGTGCGGTCTGCTCCGGCTGGCTGAGTGACCGCTACGAGACCCGGAAGCTGCTCGCCGTCTACTACGCGCTGCGCGGTGTGAGCCTGATGTTCCTGCCGATGCTGCTGGCGCCGAGCGTCCAGCCGCCGATGATCTTCTTCATCGTCTTCTACGGACTGGACTGGGTGGCCACCGTCCCGCCGACGATCGCGCTCTGCCGCGAGTACTACGGCGACGACAGCGCCATCGTCTTCGGCTGGGTGCTGGCCTCGCACCAGGTGGGTGCGGCGGTCGTCGCCTTCGCGGGCGGGGTGGCGCGGGACGTCTTCGGCTCGTACGACGTCGTCTGGTACGCGGCGGGGGCGCTGTGCGCGGTCGCGGCGCTGATGGCGCTGGTGATCCGCCGCGCACCGGCGGCGGTCGCGAAGCTCTGA
- a CDS encoding flavin reductase family protein — protein sequence MMGHAGMAAAAVRYLRSVGAPTSRTPEPYDPHPRAELRAVRDGERAPVGGAEFRQVLGRFASGVTVITAPDPDGSDGPAGFACQSFSSLSLDPPLVVFMVGRTSTTWPRIARAGTFCVNVLGEGQGELCRGFAVPGGDKFAGVTHRPAPVTGAPLLAGVTAWVDCTVHAVHTGGDHLIVVGRVEALGTGGDGDPLIFHEGQFRRLE from the coding sequence ATGATGGGACACGCGGGCATGGCCGCCGCCGCCGTCCGGTATCTGCGGTCCGTGGGGGCACCCACCAGCCGGACACCGGAGCCTTACGACCCGCACCCCCGGGCCGAGCTGCGGGCCGTGCGGGACGGTGAGCGCGCGCCCGTCGGCGGGGCGGAGTTCCGGCAGGTGCTGGGGCGGTTCGCCAGTGGGGTCACCGTGATCACCGCGCCGGACCCCGACGGGTCGGACGGGCCCGCCGGGTTCGCCTGCCAGTCGTTCTCGTCGCTGTCGCTGGACCCGCCGCTGGTGGTGTTCATGGTCGGGCGGACCTCGACCACCTGGCCCCGGATCGCCCGCGCCGGGACCTTCTGCGTCAATGTCCTGGGCGAGGGTCAGGGGGAACTGTGCCGGGGCTTCGCCGTCCCCGGCGGCGACAAGTTCGCCGGGGTGACCCACCGGCCCGCGCCGGTCACCGGCGCGCCGCTGCTGGCCGGGGTGACCGCCTGGGTGGACTGCACGGTCCACGCCGTGCACACGGGCGGCGACCATCTGATCGTCGTCGGCCGCGTCGAGGCCCTCGGCACCGGCGGTGACGGCGATCCGCTGATCTTCCACGAGGGACAGTTCCGGCGCCTGGAATGA